The following are from one region of the Streptobacillus ratti genome:
- the rsmI gene encoding 16S rRNA (cytidine(1402)-2'-O)-methyltransferase, which yields MLYIVGTPIGNLEDMTFRAVRTLKEVEYIFAEDTRVTKRLLNHYEIDTKVYQYHEHNKQFQIENIVKLLKDGKNVAIVTDAGMPCISDPGYELVDTALKENLKVTSIPGPSSITTGASIAGIDTRRMAYEGFLPKKKGRQTLFLKLQKEERTIIILESPNRIVKTLKDIQTYLGDRYVVITRELTKIYEEILRGKTSELIEKLEKRNIKGEIVLFIASGEKNECDD from the coding sequence ATGTTATATATAGTAGGGACACCTATAGGTAATTTAGAAGATATGACCTTTAGAGCAGTTAGAACTTTAAAAGAAGTAGAATATATTTTTGCTGAAGATACAAGGGTAACAAAGAGATTATTAAATCATTATGAAATTGATACTAAAGTTTATCAATATCATGAACATAATAAGCAATTTCAAATTGAAAATATAGTAAAACTTTTAAAAGATGGTAAAAATGTAGCAATAGTTACTGATGCTGGAATGCCATGTATATCTGACCCAGGATATGAATTGGTAGATACTGCATTAAAAGAAAATCTTAAAGTTACTTCAATACCAGGTCCATCATCTATTACTACAGGAGCTTCAATAGCAGGGATAGATACAAGACGTATGGCATATGAGGGGTTCTTACCTAAGAAAAAAGGAAGACAAACTTTATTTTTAAAACTTCAAAAAGAAGAAAGAACTATTATTATTCTTGAATCACCAAATAGAATTGTTAAAACTTTAAAGGATATACAAACATATCTAGGTGATAGATATGTTGTAATAACTCGTGAATTAACTAAAATTTACGAAGAAATTCTAAGAGGTAAAACTAGTGAGTTAATAGAAAAATTAGAAAAAAGAAATATAAAAGGTGAAATAGTACTTTTTATAGCAAGTGGAGAAAAAAATGAGTGTGATGATTAA
- a CDS encoding TlyA family RNA methyltransferase, producing MKKRLDVLLVELGYFDTREKAKREIMIGNVIINDKIETKAGTQFKEENIKEIRIKNKLKYVSRGGLKLEKAITYWDLNFKDKIVLDIGASTGGFTDCALQNGAIRVFANDVGTNQLDYKLRSDERVISLEQIHIKDLEIQEKVDYIVIDVSFISLTKVIPFFNKFSKENTKIIALIKPQFEVGREKISKNGIVVNEEYHDEAIKKVIYSFKEFNYEIVDIIESPILGGKGNKEFLIYTKRSNL from the coding sequence ATGAAAAAAAGATTAGATGTACTTTTAGTAGAACTTGGATATTTTGATACTAGAGAAAAAGCAAAAAGAGAAATTATGATAGGAAATGTTATTATAAACGATAAAATAGAAACTAAAGCAGGTACACAATTTAAAGAAGAAAATATTAAAGAAATTAGAATAAAAAATAAATTAAAGTATGTTAGTCGTGGTGGATTAAAACTTGAAAAGGCTATAACATATTGGGATTTAAATTTTAAAGATAAAATTGTTTTAGACATAGGAGCATCTACAGGTGGTTTTACAGATTGTGCATTGCAAAATGGTGCTATCAGAGTATTTGCAAATGATGTTGGAACTAATCAATTGGACTATAAATTAAGAAGCGATGAGAGAGTTATATCTCTTGAGCAAATACATATTAAAGATCTTGAAATTCAAGAAAAAGTTGATTATATCGTAATAGATGTTTCTTTTATTTCTTTAACTAAAGTTATTCCTTTTTTTAATAAATTTTCAAAAGAAAACACTAAAATAATTGCATTGATTAAACCTCAATTTGAAGTTGGTAGAGAAAAAATATCAAAAAATGGAATAGTTGTTAATGAAGAATATCATGATGAAGCAATTAAAAAAGTAATATATTCTTTTAAAGAATTTAATTATGAAATAGTAGATATAATTGAATCTCCAATACTTGGAGGAAAAGGAAATAAAGAATTTTTAATTTATACAAAAAGGAGCAATTTATGA
- a CDS encoding S41 family peptidase — protein MRINKKHLLTVFLIGLFGYVTYSEENKIIRKREVSAEQRANATVDIININKIISTINRINEIWVGSEEVDKEKLYQAALRGIVKSLNDPYSEYLSEKEIKELNQGLDGVYIGVGMSIRKEKGDYLEVTSTFIGGPAFKSGIQIGDIVTKIDDIDIIDLTATESSNKLRGNENTKVKLEIYRRGLKNPLTITLKREKIKLDNVEYKMYDDKNKIGYISLLQFGSTVAEEIKKAILDLEKQGMKKLIFDLRGNPGGSLSEAVEIASMFVPDDLIVSLKTRSGINEIHNRVGEQIFKGEMVILVNKGSASASEIVTGVLKDYERATIIGETTYGKGVAQGIYPFTNGKDALKLTIAEYSTPKNNNINKNGIEPNIHIKMNSLLLDKGYSTETKEAKENRKKEIFKLLEEIEGKEKAEEIIKNGDIQFNAAVKYLLGEKVESDKKEDNKSDKKTKKEKILEENNKKK, from the coding sequence ATGAGAATAAATAAAAAACATTTATTAACAGTGTTTTTAATAGGCTTATTTGGATATGTAACATATTCTGAAGAAAATAAAATTATAAGAAAAAGAGAGGTATCAGCAGAACAAAGAGCAAATGCCACAGTTGATATAATAAACATAAATAAAATTATTAGTACAATAAATCGTATTAATGAAATATGGGTTGGTTCTGAAGAAGTTGATAAAGAAAAACTATATCAAGCTGCACTTCGTGGAATAGTAAAAAGTTTAAACGATCCATATTCTGAATATTTAAGTGAGAAAGAAATTAAAGAACTTAATCAAGGTTTAGACGGAGTATATATTGGTGTTGGTATGTCAATTAGAAAAGAAAAAGGAGATTATTTAGAAGTAACATCTACTTTTATTGGTGGACCAGCATTTAAATCAGGAATACAAATAGGGGATATAGTTACTAAAATAGATGATATAGATATAATAGATCTTACAGCAACAGAATCTTCTAATAAATTAAGAGGAAATGAAAATACTAAGGTTAAACTTGAGATTTATAGACGTGGTCTTAAAAATCCTCTTACTATCACATTAAAAAGAGAAAAAATTAAACTTGATAATGTAGAATATAAGATGTATGACGATAAGAATAAAATAGGATATATATCATTATTACAATTTGGAAGCACTGTTGCTGAAGAAATAAAAAAAGCTATATTAGACTTAGAAAAACAAGGAATGAAAAAATTAATTTTTGACTTAAGAGGAAATCCAGGAGGTTCTCTTTCAGAAGCAGTAGAAATAGCTTCGATGTTTGTTCCAGATGATTTAATAGTTTCTTTAAAAACTAGATCTGGTATAAATGAAATACATAATAGGGTTGGAGAACAAATATTTAAGGGAGAAATGGTAATACTAGTTAATAAAGGTTCTGCATCAGCATCTGAAATTGTTACAGGTGTATTAAAAGATTATGAAAGAGCTACAATAATAGGAGAAACTACATATGGAAAAGGTGTAGCACAAGGAATATATCCATTTACAAACGGAAAAGATGCGTTAAAATTAACTATAGCTGAGTATTCTACACCTAAAAATAATAATATTAATAAAAATGGAATAGAACCAAATATACATATTAAAATGAATTCATTATTATTAGATAAAGGTTATTCAACAGAAACAAAAGAGGCTAAAGAAAATAGAAAAAAAGAAATTTTCAAACTTTTAGAAGAAATAGAGGGTAAAGAAAAAGCTGAAGAAATAATTAAAAATGGAGATATACAATTTAATGCAGCAGTAAAATATTTACTAGGAGAAAAAGTTGAATCTGATAAAAAAGAGGATAATAAATCAGATAAAAAAACTAAAAAAGAAAAAATATTAGAAGAAAATAATAAAAAGAAATAG